The sequence below is a genomic window from Sorangiineae bacterium MSr12523.
TCATACCCGGCATTTCGGGAGGCGTGGGGCAGAAGCTCGCCCTGCACCTTCTCGGCAACGGCCACGACGTGGTCGGCATCGACGTGCGGCCGTGGGCCGATGCGCCGAAGGAAATCAGCGTGCATCGCGTGGACATCCGCAAGCGCGCCGCGGAAGACGTCTTTCGTCGTGTGCGCCCGGAGGCCGTTGTGCACATGGCCACCGTCACGTCGTTGATGATGCGCGGCGAAGAGCGCCACCGCATCAACCTCGGCGGCACGCGCGCCGTGTTCGAACACTGCCGAACGTACGGCGCCAAGCATTGCATCTTCGTAGGTCGTCACACGTTCTACGGGGCCGCCGCCGACTCACCTCTTTTTCATACAGAGGACGAGCCGCCCATGGCGCTCTCCACATTCCCCGAGCTCGCCGATCTCGTTGCGGCCGATCTTTTTGCCGCAACTGCACTCTGGCGGTTCCCCGAACTCGTCACCACGGTACTACGTGCATGTTACACACTCGGGCCGACGGGGCATGGCACGTTGGCAACGTATTTGCGCGGACGAACCGTTCCGAGTTTGCTTGGCTTCGATCCT
It includes:
- a CDS encoding SDR family oxidoreductase produces the protein MKIVIPGISGGVGQKLALHLLGNGHDVVGIDVRPWADAPKEISVHRVDIRKRAAEDVFRRVRPEAVVHMATVTSLMMRGEERHRINLGGTRAVFEHCRTYGAKHCIFVGRHTFYGAAADSPLFHTEDEPPMALSTFPELADLVAADLFAATALWRFPELVTTVLRACYTLGPTGHGTLATYLRGRTVPSLLGFDPLFQFMHEDDVVTSIALALERRIRGIFNVAGPPPVPFSVIVRETGRKRLPLPQFLIDRTLGRWGLPRLPRGALSHVKYPVVVDASAFRKATGFRHLYDEVKTLAAFRSAFPPPISHDA